In Calonectris borealis chromosome 8, bCalBor7.hap1.2, whole genome shotgun sequence, the genomic stretch ATAACAAAGTCTGGCTTCAAATTTTCAGCTGACAAGCCGATGATCGAGGTTCCCAGCGTCACTATTTTagataagaaagatggagaacaagCCAAAGCGCTGTTTGAGAAAGTCCGTAAGTTCCGGGCTCACGTGGAGGACAGTGATCTGATTTACAAGCTCTATGTTGGCCAGACTGTCATCAAGACTGTCAAGTTCATATTTATTCTTGGCTACACTGCAAACTTTGTCAACACCATTAGTTTTGAACACATCTGTAACCCGAAAGTGGAACACCTGATTGGCTACACACAGTTTGAATGTACACACAACATGGCTTACATGTTGAAGAAGCTGCTTATCAGCTATATTTCCCTCATTTGTGTCTATGGTTTTATCTGCCTCTACACGCTTTTCTGGCTTTTCCGAATACCTTTAAAAGAATATTCCTTTGAAAAGGTCAGAGAAGAGAGTAGCTTCAGTGATATCCCTGATGTCAAAAACgattttgcatttctcttgcatATGGTAGATCAGTACGACCAGCTGTATTCTAAGCGATTTGGTGTCTTTTTGTCAGAGGTAAGTGAGAACAAGCTACGGGAAATTAGTTTAAACCATGAATGGACTTTTGAAAAGCTGCGGCAACATGTTTCCCGCAATGCCcaggacaagcaagagttgcatCTCTTCATGCTGTCGGGGGTCCCCGATGCAGTGTTTGATCTGACGGATCTGGATGTGTTGAAACTGGAGCTGATTCCTGAAGCGAAAATCCCAGCAAAAATTTCCCAGATGACAAATCTTCAGGAGCTTCATCTGTGCCACTGCCCTGCGAAGGTCGAGCAGACTGCCTTCAGCTTCCTCCGGGACCACTTGAGATGTCTTCATGTGAAATTCACAGATGTTGCAGAAATTCCTGCATGGGTGTATTTGCTGAAAAACCTCCGTGAATTGTACTTGATAGGCAACTTGAActctgaaaacaataaaatgatAGGTCTTGAATCTCTCAGAGAGTTGAGACACCTTAAAATTCTCCATGTGAAGAGCAATTTGACCAAAATCCCCCCCAATATCACAGATGTGGCACCACATCTGACAAAACTAGTCATTCATAATGACGGCACTAAGCTTGTGGTACTCAACAGCCTTAAGAAAATGACTAATGTTGCGGAGTTGGAACTGCAGAACTGTGAACTGGAGAGAATTCCCCATGCCATCTTCAGCCTCTCTAACTTACAGGAACTGGATTTAAAGTCAAATAGCATACGCACAATTGAAGAAATCATCAGTTTCCAGCACTTAAAAAGATTGACTTGTTTAAAGCTGTGGCACAATAAAATAGTCAACATTCCTTCCTCCATTACCCACATAAAGAATTTGGAGTCTCTTTATCTCTCCAATAACAAACTCGAATCCTTACCAGCCGCAGTGTTCAGTTTACAGAAACTTAGGTGTTTAGATGTAAGCTACAACTCAATCGCATTGATTCCAGTAGAAATAGGTTTGCTTCAAAATCTGCAGCATTTTCACATCACAGGAAACAAAGTCGACATTTTGCCAAAACAGTTGTTTAAGTGTGTTAAATTGAGGACTTTGAGTCTGGGACAAAACTGCATTACCTCAATCCCAGATAAAGTTAGTCAACTGTTGCAGCTGACTCATCTGGAACTGAAAGGAAACTGCTTGGACCGTCTGCCGGCCACGCTGGGGCAGTGTCAGCTTCTCAGGAAAAGCGGGCTTGTGGTGGAAGATCACCTCTTTGACGCTTTGCCCTCGGAAGTTAAAGAGGTGTTGAATCAAGACACAAGCATTCCCTTTGCTAACGGGATTTAGGCTGAGGTGAAATGCTCCGGTAGCTGACTTCCAAACGGCAAATGCTCAAAAGCGTGGCAACTGTGAGACCATGCGTTTTAGAAAGCAGAATTCCTTGGAAGGCAGGGCTACTAGCAGGATTAGAAGAGGTGTATCCGAGTGTTCAAtgtttgcagtgttttaaaagattatttccaAAATTTCTGAGAGATTAAAGAACCTTAATAATCtcaattcttttttccttaaattgttTGTAACTTGGATGCTGCCGCTTTTGAATGTTTACAAATTTGCTTGCCTGCTTAAAGTAAATGATTAAATTGATGACCTTTTCTTACTATGCAAGTTATTCCTTAAGGTCTGGATTTACTTTAGTGCATTATGGAGGGAAAACCCAAGGATAAATGTTGTATACGGTATGGTTCTAACAGCACTTGAAACACATGTTGATGTGTGTTGTTAGTGTTTAGCCCATCCTCAGCAAATGAAACCAGTTTGACTGTGCTTTGAACTGCACCAGAACCACCATTTTCCTGCATTAAGGTACGTGGTTTGCATCAGGCCAAGTGCGTTTGCCTTCATTCTTCATCCTCAAGGCCTCATGTTGTTGGGTGAGATTTCTCCTGTGGTCCAGTGTGCTTCTCCTTCACACCGGCAAAGACTGGTCACATTCCCGCAGCTGGTCACCCCTCAGCTTCCATGACGCTCCTCTGTCCCACGCAGCAGTGGATGGTAAAAGGGAGAATTCTGCCACTTGGCTTTCAAGTTGGGGATAGTCTTGATATTTGAACTGTTTTGCAAGGTGACTTCGAAAGCCATTAAACACCAAGTGACTTTACTGCTCATGTTTTGCTCCTCTTCCGAGTTTTCATCTGGGAAACTCAAGGCGTTTTATGAGTCGGTAATTGTTTTGTTTCACAGCCCTTGCTTAGGAACTGGGGTGTCTGCTCCATTTACTAGACTAATGACAGAGACGTAAGAGTCACGATATACCCAAATGCGATTTAGCTTTATCACCTATTGCGGTGTGTCTTCCACACCTGGACTTTAACCGTAGGACCACccttcttccccaccccagcCCAAGTAATTTGATGTTTTTGAACACTTACGCACTGTTAGAAAACCCTAACTGTGTGCCAGATAAGtcatcaaataaagaaaaaagcagacagCAGTGAgcgtgggatttttttttggttggttttttggtggtgtttttttaactgagtttGCATTGCCAGAACCATTAAAGAAATATAATCCATTAAATCTGCAAAATCATCAGTTGTAAATCTTGGCCATTTACATTCCATGTGTGCAGAAAAGAAGTACTATGCTGGGAGATGATTACATGATTACTCATGGTTTAAACACAATTCCCTATTGTAGTGCGGTCAGGACTGAACTAGTCTGTAGTTCCAGGGACTGTTCTTCTCACACAGAAATCCTCATGCACAGCGATTTCTACTGTAACTTCACCAGAGCTGCCCTGACTTACACCACTATTAACGAGGGGATAGTTTAGGCCTAGGGGCATTGAGCAGTCAGGAACATTTCAAACACTGCTCTTAGAATCTTGCACATTTTATTGTTAATCATTTACTGTTAGTCTTGCTGGGAGGACTGTTCTCAGCTGTAGGTAGCAGTCTCTGGATACATACCTGCACCGTATGTTTATCTATATCAGAAGACCAGTTTATGAATAGTGGTTTTCCCGCTTCTTTTGGGGATACAGTCTGTTTTCCACTTGCCAGCAGGCAGTAAACTTGGGATGTTGATAGTTCTGCCACACCAAGTCACAGGTCTGGCAGAATACTTGCAGGTACTGATCTGTCCTCCACTGGGAAATTTAGTGCTAatcctcagaattttttttcagtagaagttAAGGctgcagtggattttttttttttaagaaactctttcatgtgtttattttttgcacaTAGATCACTTTAAAATTGCTGGACTATTGACTCTTTAGAAAAACTGTGGAATATACTATTGGTGTATGCTTTGTATTTGCTGTTGAGTGTCATTTCAGCTTCCAAGAAATTGTgtgtaggagggaggaagagttGGAGGATgacaaagtaattaaaatatttagaaaaatagttctatttttcatctttttttcttattttaatagcGGAGTCGCACAGAACGCGACTGTGGATTGATccagcttttaaaagcttttttcggTGTTTCCGATTCTCCTACTGTCCCTACTGATGTTCAAAAAATAAACCCATGTCCACTTCGTATGAGTATGGTATACATAATTTAGACCACTGTTTTGACTAGTTACTAGCCAATTGTACTTCCTTAGACAGCTTCCTCCAAAATAAGTATATGTTAAAGTTAATTTCAGGCTTGTGATGCTTGCTCAGCATAAACTCCATTCTTGTTTTTAGGAGAGCTTTCTCAGAGTGGGGAGGAACTGCCCGTCATCGCCATGTCACCTCCCCCCAGTCCTTCCTCCTCTTTGTGACTGTTTATAATGTTCCTATTTCCTGCGTGTCAGCTGACACAGTCTTGCTTTAAAGTCTTGGAAGTTCATCTCTTTTCCATGTAAGGCAtgtgaaatatattttgcatttctatttgATTTAATAAATAAGATGTTTATATCTTCCtctaatctattttttttaatgggggAAAAGTGTGTTTGCGTAGTAAAATCTCTGATTGCAAGTATCTTATGCTGAACTTGTTCTGTGGTGCCTATAATCTAAGAAGGAAGAGGTATGAGTTGCTGCTCCTAGTAAATCCTGTAGGTATGGTTTCTAACTAGAACACAGTACTTCAGgatagggtttttcttttttttttcatatacataaTCTAAATGACCTACCACTGTTTTTATTTGGCTAATGGAGTTTTGCAGAATATATGTATGGCcccagaagaaaaattactgtgCTCATTCAAATGAGAGGAAGTAGGAAATTGCCCATTCTGTTTGCTCCTGCCACTGTAATGCATTTCTGTGAAGATCCTTTAGTTTTCCAATAAATTGTCCTTTTCTAAGATGCTTCCTGTGATGCGAACAGAGCTATGGCTGTGTCCTAAGCAGGCATCAGGCCTCTTGGTGTAAGGGAGGACGCTGACACTTGTGAAAGGCTCTCTGCTGCTAAATAAATGGCTTTGCGTTCCTTAGCTGCTCTCTCTGGTAGCAAAGGGGGAAGCCCAGACACTGCAAGTCATGTCTGGTTATGGGGGATCTGCTTTGTggactgtatttttattaaaaatgtttccatgcaTGCGCACAGAAGTTAGTGCTGTGCGGTTATGTGAAGGCAATGGGCTAGACTGTGATTCCTTTACTTAAAGTCAAGTTAAACAAATGAGGTGCTCCTAGAGCTGTGGTGTTGACTGTCATTCTGATTTCTTGCAGGAGCAGATTTTGGCTTTCAGACTCCTTGGTTCTCAAGACAGGGAGCTGTGGAGGAACCTGGCAGTCCCAAGTGTAACTCTTCTGCAGCTCATCGTGAACATGAAAAATGAGGCTTCTGTGGGATGTGAACCCGTGAGGGTGCTAAAGATGAGAACAAAAGTCTGGAACTTGCTGAGGCATCCCAGTGTTGATGGCAGAGCCATAGGGCACAGTGGAGGTGGGCTGCGGGTAGCTTATTTGGGCTGCTGTTGCCCAGTGTGATAGGATTATTGCCTGAGCAACAACTGGCCTTGAAGATAACATGGAGCACGGCACTGCTCTTCAGTGCAAAGCAAGGAGAGAGGCTAAACCTGTGACCTGAGTTGGTTTTGGCACAACCTTCTCCTCACCTGGggaaaaggacattaaaaagaTTTACATTTCCTGTCTATAAGCTGGGGATTCTTTAATGGAGGTAAAATGCATGAATGATTGTGAAAAACACAAATCCTGTAGAAATGAGGTCATGTAGAAAGATTCAAGAGGCACAGGCAGTCTCGTCATCAGCTGCATGGCAGAGCCCTATCAATGCGTTTCTAACGTGTGATCCCAGAACAATTTGGTTTAGACAGCAAACTATCATAGGCAGGACTAGAAGATATCTCAAGATGTCTTTAAGCCTGCCACCCTGCCTCATGCAGAAATAAGGTTCCCTAACTCATTCCTGCCAGATGTTTGGCGAGATGTAGGAATGGGTTAGACATGATGGAGGTACCAGCCTGTCTAGGGAAGCTGTTTCCTTAATCATCTTCCCTGTTGAAGAAACACAGCTAGAACCTTAGCCAGACAGCAACTGCTGATGCTCTGTTTAGGCCAAACCAAATGATTAGAAATGTAGTATCTATTTGCTTGCAGAAGTACAGACTGAGAGAGACTTCTGCATGGATGCGTTGCATCCCAAGCAGCTTGGGAGGACTCAAGTTTGAAGTTTTTGGGATTCCTTTGAAAAGAGCGCTGAGGGACAGCTAGTATCAGTTTGGTTACAGATACGGTGCAAAAAGTTGCATTCTCCAGTGACAGCAAGGCCATCCTCAGCCATGGTGCAATGCTGGGTCTGCCTCATCTTAGGCTGGTGGTTGACATCCTTGCCCTTGCAAAGCCTGAGTAGTCTGTTTGttcagaaagacattttgtgaaggcatttaaataaaatgtttctcgAGCAAGTTTGCTCTAGGAACATGGAAGGTGATCGTTAAGATTACCAGAATTGAAAGAATTGAGACAAATTCTGTAGTGTTTTTAACATCCCTTACCTCCCACTGTGAATTGATAAAATTGCTGCACGAACTATTGATTA encodes the following:
- the LRRC8D gene encoding volume-regulated anion channel subunit LRRC8D, translating into MFTLAEVASLNDIQPTYRILKPWWDVFMDYLAVVMLMVAIFAGTMQLTKDQVVCLPVLQSTVNSKAQPGTSGKADFTTVETTTGQGEAASMRTVSFGSAPTITPDVPLSRATSSQYQPTESGQELKKEQKDSSGRKTNLDFQQYVFINQMCYHLALPWYSKYFPYLVLIHTIILIVSSNFWFKYPKTCSKIEHFVSILGKCFESPWTTKALSETACEDSEENKQRLTGAQSLPKYVSTSSDEGSPSASTPMITKSGFKFSADKPMIEVPSVTILDKKDGEQAKALFEKVRKFRAHVEDSDLIYKLYVGQTVIKTVKFIFILGYTANFVNTISFEHICNPKVEHLIGYTQFECTHNMAYMLKKLLISYISLICVYGFICLYTLFWLFRIPLKEYSFEKVREESSFSDIPDVKNDFAFLLHMVDQYDQLYSKRFGVFLSEVSENKLREISLNHEWTFEKLRQHVSRNAQDKQELHLFMLSGVPDAVFDLTDLDVLKLELIPEAKIPAKISQMTNLQELHLCHCPAKVEQTAFSFLRDHLRCLHVKFTDVAEIPAWVYLLKNLRELYLIGNLNSENNKMIGLESLRELRHLKILHVKSNLTKIPPNITDVAPHLTKLVIHNDGTKLVVLNSLKKMTNVAELELQNCELERIPHAIFSLSNLQELDLKSNSIRTIEEIISFQHLKRLTCLKLWHNKIVNIPSSITHIKNLESLYLSNNKLESLPAAVFSLQKLRCLDVSYNSIALIPVEIGLLQNLQHFHITGNKVDILPKQLFKCVKLRTLSLGQNCITSIPDKVSQLLQLTHLELKGNCLDRLPATLGQCQLLRKSGLVVEDHLFDALPSEVKEVLNQDTSIPFANGI